From the Acidovorax sp. NCPPB 3576 genome, the window TTCCTTGCCGCCGAGGTGGGTGTCGAGGAACAGGCAGCGGTCCGGGGCCACCAACGGCGAAAGCATGGCCCGCGCATGGGCATAGTCGTCGGAAATGACGAGCCACTGCAGTTCAGGCCAGTTGCGCTCCAGTGCCTGCAGCACGCCGCGGTAGTAGCCTTCGCCGAGCGGTCCGATTTGTTCGCGGTTGTAACGCGAGGCAGCGTAATCGCCCCCTCGCACGTGCAGGGCTGCATAGCGTGACAGGCCCGGGGGGGCGGCGCGAAACGCCGGGCGTAGCAGTTCGCGTGCCTGTCGCAGCGCGCGTTCGCTGTGGTGGCGCGGATGCTGGTAGTAGCCGTAGTGATAGCGTGCACGCCAATCGCCGTGGGCAGGGGTTGCATCGTTGTGCAGTTGGCCCAGCAGCCGGGCTGCACGCACGAGCACCGGCTCGGCACGCCACAGCCCTTCAGTGCGGCGAGTCGGCAATCGCAGGTCAGTGAACACCTTGGCCAATTCCAGCGCGCCGATGGCCTGGTTGCCTGGTACTTTGCGCAGGAAGCTGGTGTCGAGTGCAACATCGGCTCCCGACTCGGCCAGCGTCAGCGCGTGCAGCCATTCGAAGAACTGATTGCCGAGTCCGCCGCGCAGAAAAACGCGTGTGGTCGTCATATGGGCTCGCCGGTGTGGGGGGGCATGCGCTCGAAGGTGAAGATGCCGAGGGCGTAGTCCTGCTGCTCGATTCGGTCCAGTTCGGCTTCCCACTGCGGATAGTCGATCACGCGCCGTTCGGCACCGACCGCCGCGAACTGGCGCAGCGAAAGGCCTTCCGCTTCGGCCATTCGGACGATGCTGCGCGGCGAGAAAACGCGGTGGGCATTGAACAGCACGCGTTCGATGCCGATGGGCACCGAAAGATATAACCGGCCACCCGGCCGCACGATGTGGGCCATGTTTCGCAGGCCTGTGGCGCTGCCTGCGGGATCGAGCACATCGCCGTAGCGGCCAAGTCCAAAATGCTCTAGGGCATGCAGGCAGGACAGCGAGTCGCAGTAGCTCGCCAGTTCCGGTGCTGGGTTCATCAGATCGGCCTGCTTGAAGCGGATGCTCGGCAGCTCCGTGGTGATGGCGCGGATATCGAAGACTTCGATGTCACGAAAGCTGGCGACATGCGCCACGAAGCCATCGACACGGGACCCGATGTCGACATGGCGCTCCGGCCCATGCCGGTAGATCTGCTGCGCCACGTGCAGATCCTGCAGGAAATACTCGCTTTTGGTCGTACCGCCCTCTTCGTACCAGTCATGGAGGCAGGGCATGAGCTCGAGCCGTCCTTGGTACTGGCGTCGGAAGCGCCAAAGGTCGCGCAGGTAGCGCGGCGTGCCGCGCAGCGAGCGCAACAGTCGCCGCGGGTCGATGCCGAACTGCTCCGAGAGGAGCCAGTAGAACTTCTTCAGCTTAGCGTTCATGGTCGGTCTTGAGGAGCCCGGGCAGGCTGGCGATAAAGCCGATGAAATTGATGATGAGCCAACCCGATGTCGCGCCAACCATGCCGAAACGCGACACCATGGGAGGAATGACCAGCAGACACAGCACCCCGGCCAGCAGGTTGACTTGCAGGATGCGCTGGATTCTTCCACGCACGAGCCAATGGGCGTAGCCCACGTTGTAGAACGCGTTGATGATGGCACCGAACAACAGCCAGCCGAGCAGCGGGTAGACCACGGAAACGGCATGTATGTCCTTCAGCCACCACCCTAATAGTCGTTCGCCTCCGGCGGCATAGACGGCGATGCCGATGGCTGCAGCCAATGCAATCAGTCCGAAGAGCCGTCCGTACAGATGGCGCAGGGCGGTTGGGTCGTCCTTGAGGCGAAGTGCGCGGGGCAGGACTGCCTGCATCAGCGGGTACACCAACTGCAGCACGCCCGCCGCTGCGGAAGAGGCGATCACGTAGTAGCCAAAGTCCGCGATCGGTATCAGGTTGCTGAGCAGCACCTTGTCCAGCTGCATCGTGAGTGCGCCTAGGCCCGAAGCTGCCGCAAGACCGGCGATCGCCGGCCAGGCTTGGCGGACCACATCGCTTTGCCATCGTGCGTCGCCGCGATGCGTTCCGGTTGCAGACCAGGCAACGCGGGCACGCAAAGTGGTTTCGAACAGGCCGGCCGCAACGTGCCAGGCCAGGTAGGTGGTCAGCGATGGCCAGGTTGTCACGGCGAGCACGGCGCCTCCGTGGCGGAGCAGTGTGGCGACGAACAGGATCTTGTTCAGTGCCACCTGATGCTCCATCCCGACAAGGAGGCTGCGGTAAAGCGATCCCGGGAACATCGTTGCGAAGATGGCAGCCGCTCCGATCACCGCGATATGGGCGCTGGCCTGATCGGCTTCATCCAGATGGAGCCAGTGGCTTGCGATGGGCGCTGCGAGCAGAACCAGCCCGAGGCCGATCAGCAGTGCAAGCGCCCAGTAAATGCGCTCGAAGCCGTACAACAGTGCGGCTGTGCGCGGCTTGGCCGCACCTTCGCCAGCGGCACGCAACGAGATCTCGCGTACCAAGGCTTGGCTCATGCCTGCGTCGAGCAGGTTGAGTACGGCCTGCAGCGTTGTGACCAAGCCCACGAAGCCGAACTGCAGGGGGCCGAGGGCAGCGAGATACCAGGGCAGGGCGAAGATGGGCGCGAGCGCGACCGCTCCCGAACCGACGTAGTTCGCCAGAATGTTGCGCTTAAGGGACATGAAGGAGCGTAGCGCCTATGATTGGGTCGTCTTCCTGACCTCTATACATGCAAAAAGTCGCGCTTATCACCGGCATCACAGGCCAGGATGGGGCCTATTTGGCCGAGTTCCTGCTGGGCAAGGGTTACATCGTGCACGGCATAAAACGCCGGGCATCGTTGTTCAATACCGACCGCATCGACCATCTCTATCAAGATCCCCACATTACTGACCGCCATTTGATCCTGCATTATGGTGATCTGGCCGATAGCACGAACCTGATTCGCATCATCCAGCAATCCCAGCCCGATGAAATCTACAACCTCGCGGCCATGAGCCACGTGGCTGTCAGCTTCGAGACGCCCGAATACACAGCCAATGTCGACGGCATTGGCACGCTGCGCATACTGGAAGCGATCCGCATTCTTGGCATGGAGCGCAAGACCCGCTTCTACCAGGCCAGCACTTCCGAACTCTACGGACTGGTGCAGGAAGTACCGCAGAAGGAAAGCACGCCGTTCTATCCCCGCAGCCCCTATGCGGTGGCCAAGCTTTATGCCTACTGGATCACGGTCAACTACCGGGAGGCTTACGGCATGTATGCCTGCAACGGCATCCTGTTCAACCACGAGAGTCCCCTGCGCGGCGAAACCTTCGTGACGCGCAAGATCACGCGCGCCATGGCCCGCATTCACCTGGGCCTGCAGGATTGCCTGTACCTTGGAAATCTCGATGCGCTGCGCGATTGGGGCCATGCGAAAGACTACGTGGAAATGCAGTGGCTCATGATGCAGCAGGATGAGGCCGAAGACTTCGTCATCGCGACGGGCGCGCAGCATAGCGTGCGGGACTTCGTTTTGGCGGCGGCGCATGAACTCGGCATTCAGATCGAATGGTCTGGCCATGGCGTGGACGAGGTCGGTCGGAATGCCCAGGGCCGTGCCATTGTCAAGGTGGATCCGCGATACTTCCGACCGACGGAGGTCGAGTCGTTGCTCGGCGATCCCACCAAGGCGCGCGAGAAGCTCGGCTGGACGCCCCGCATTGGATTTGGCGAACTCGTTGCCGAAATGGTGCGCGAGGATCTGAAAAGCGCCCAGCGCGACGAACTGGTCAAGAAGTACGGTTTTTCTGCCTACGACTACAACGAATGACGGCAACGTTGAGGAGGGTGGAAATGGACAGGAGCGCCAAGATTTACGTAGCAGGCCACCGTGGCATGGTGGGCTCGGCCCTGGTGCGCAAGCTGGTCGAGCGTGGTTACGAAAACCTGCTGACGCGCACCCATGCCGAACTGGACCTGCTGGATCAGTCCGCGGTGCATGCCTTCATGGCGAAAGAAAAGCCTGACTACCTGTTCCTTGCAGCGGCTAAGGTGGGTGGCATACAGGCCAACAACGTGTCGCGGGCAGACTTCATCTACCAGAACCTCATGATCCAGGCCAACGTGATCCATGCCGCGCATGCCGCCGATGTGCAGCGGATGCTGTTCCTGGGATCTAGTTGCATTTACCCGCGCGACTGCCCGCAGCCTATCAAGGAAGAGTACTTGCTGACGGGGCCGCTCGAGCCCACCAACGAACCCTACGCCATTGCCAAGATCGCGGGCATCAAGCTCTGCGAGAGTTTCAACCGTCAATATGGCCGGCATTACGTGAGCGCGATGCCGACGAACCTCTACGGTCCTAACGACAACTACGACCTCAACACCTCACATGTGCTGCCTGCATTACTACGCAAGGCGCATGAGGCGAAACGGCGCGGCGACCCTGTACTGAAGCTATGGGGCTCGGGGCGACCGCGCCGTGAGTTCATGCATGTCGACGACATGGCGGACGCCTGTGTGTTCCTGATGGAGCAACTCGACATCACGGACAGCTTGTTCAATGTGGGCACGGGAACTGATGTGACGATTGAAGAGCTGGCCCGCCGGATCATGTGCGTGATCGGTTTTGAGGGCACGCTGGCTTTCGACCCGAGCAAGCCCGATGGCACGCCGCGTAAACTGCTGGACGTGGGCATGTTGCGGCGCCGTGGCTGGAGTGCGAGCATTCCGCTGGAGGCCGGTATTGCCCAGACCTATCGGTCTTTCCTCGAAACTCCCGAAGCGCGGGGATGAAAGGGACAGGCCGGCAGCCTTGTCCGCGCCCTGGCCCTGTCAGCGCCGAACGAACCTAGCGCGAACCGAATCCGCCTGCCACGATGCGCAGCGTCTTGTACGCAATCAGCAAGTCCAGCGCCACGGAGTAGTGCGCCACGTAGTAGAGGTCGTAGCTCAGCTTGATGGCGGTTTGTTCCTCGCTGTCGGCGTAGCCTTGCTGGACCTGCGCCCAGCCCGTCAGCCCCGGGCGCACGAGGTGGCGGTAGGGATATGCGGGAATTCGGTCGGCGAACACGCGCACGAACTCCGTTTGCTCCGGCCTCGGGCCGATCAGGCTCATGTCGCCTTTCAGCACGTTCCATAGCTGAGGCAGTTCGTCCAGGCGCGTGCGGCGGATGAACCGGCCCACGGGGGTCACCCGGTCGTCGTTGGGTTGGGCAAAGCGCGCCGTGCGTTCGTCGCCGGCATGGCGCATGCTGCGCAGCTTCCAGATCCGGAACTCACGGCCGTTTCGGCCGACGCGAATCTGGGAAAAAAGCATGGGTCCCGGCGAATCGAGTTTCACCGCCAAGCCGGCCACCATGCACAGTGCAAGCCATACCGGCAGTCCTGCCAGCGTGAGAAGCAAGTCGGTCAATCGCTTGAAGGTGTCATAGGCCGGATTGCCGTCCAGCGTCCACAGGTCCTGGGTCTGTTGGTTGGGCAGTATTTTCCGGCCGCTCAGCAGTTCGGCCACGGCTTCCACGCTGTAGAGCCGCACATGCTGCAGGCGCAAATCGGTGATCCAGCGCTCGCGCACGGCATTCGAGGGGGCATGCCGGTCCAGCACCACGCCCGCCCACTGGGACGCGGCATCGGCTTCCTGATGGGGTGTCCAGGGCAACAGCGCGATATGCCGCTGGCTGGCCTGGGCGGCGTCGCCCAGCAGTTCGTTGAGGCGCAGGGGCACAGTCTCGTCGAGATAAGCCAGGGACAGTACCTGTTGCCCCCGGTCGCGCCAATGGCCGAACAGGAACCACGCTGACGAAAGCAGGTAAACGAGGAGAACGGCCCCACGGGAGTAGGGCTGCTGCAGCAAGGCGAAACCCAGCGGCGCGGCGAGATAGGGCGCCGCGGTCGCGACGAAGAGAAAGCGGCGTCCTTCGAACTGCGGCAGATAGGCGCCGTTGTAGAGCCAGTGGGCCGCCATCGCATACGGGATGGCGCACCACAGAACCGTCTGAGGAAACTGGTAGGTGACCCAGCCGTGTTGCTCCAGGGCCAGTCCTGCCAGATAGCTCACCAAAAGGATCAAGGTGCCGCCCAGCGCCCAGCGCAGCACGGCACCCTGGCGGTGCGCCGTGGAAGAGCCGAGTTCGCGGCGCGGGATGCTGTTCATGGAATCGTCAGGGGTGTGAGATGGCTGCGGCGTAGACGGACTTCACGGCCGTTGCCATGCGTTGTGCCGTGTAGTGCTGTTCGTAGCGTTGCCGTGCGGCAGCGCCCAGGCGGGCACGCAGCGTTGGCGACTCTATCAGTTGCCGCAGCGCTGCATCCAACGCCACCGCATCGGGTGGCACCAGCCGCGCATGCGCTCCATCCGGCAGCAGTTCGCGGATGCCCGGCAAATCACTGGCCACGATGGCCATTCCTGCGCGCATGGCTTCGATCAGGGAAATGGGCAGGCCTTCGTGATCGGACATCAGCACGAAGATGGTGTGGTGCGCC encodes:
- a CDS encoding DUF268 domain-containing protein, encoding MNAKLKKFYWLLSEQFGIDPRRLLRSLRGTPRYLRDLWRFRRQYQGRLELMPCLHDWYEEGGTTKSEYFLQDLHVAQQIYRHGPERHVDIGSRVDGFVAHVASFRDIEVFDIRAITTELPSIRFKQADLMNPAPELASYCDSLSCLHALEHFGLGRYGDVLDPAGSATGLRNMAHIVRPGGRLYLSVPIGIERVLFNAHRVFSPRSIVRMAEAEGLSLRQFAAVGAERRVIDYPQWEAELDRIEQQDYALGIFTFERMPPHTGEPI
- a CDS encoding lipopolysaccharide biosynthesis protein, producing the protein MSLKRNILANYVGSGAVALAPIFALPWYLAALGPLQFGFVGLVTTLQAVLNLLDAGMSQALVREISLRAAGEGAAKPRTAALLYGFERIYWALALLIGLGLVLLAAPIASHWLHLDEADQASAHIAVIGAAAIFATMFPGSLYRSLLVGMEHQVALNKILFVATLLRHGGAVLAVTTWPSLTTYLAWHVAAGLFETTLRARVAWSATGTHRGDARWQSDVVRQAWPAIAGLAAASGLGALTMQLDKVLLSNLIPIADFGYYVIASSAAAGVLQLVYPLMQAVLPRALRLKDDPTALRHLYGRLFGLIALAAAIGIAVYAAGGERLLGWWLKDIHAVSVVYPLLGWLLFGAIINAFYNVGYAHWLVRGRIQRILQVNLLAGVLCLLVIPPMVSRFGMVGATSGWLIINFIGFIASLPGLLKTDHER
- the gmd gene encoding GDP-mannose 4,6-dehydratase; translated protein: MQKVALITGITGQDGAYLAEFLLGKGYIVHGIKRRASLFNTDRIDHLYQDPHITDRHLILHYGDLADSTNLIRIIQQSQPDEIYNLAAMSHVAVSFETPEYTANVDGIGTLRILEAIRILGMERKTRFYQASTSELYGLVQEVPQKESTPFYPRSPYAVAKLYAYWITVNYREAYGMYACNGILFNHESPLRGETFVTRKITRAMARIHLGLQDCLYLGNLDALRDWGHAKDYVEMQWLMMQQDEAEDFVIATGAQHSVRDFVLAAAHELGIQIEWSGHGVDEVGRNAQGRAIVKVDPRYFRPTEVESLLGDPTKAREKLGWTPRIGFGELVAEMVREDLKSAQRDELVKKYGFSAYDYNE
- a CDS encoding GDP-L-fucose synthase family protein, with product MDRSAKIYVAGHRGMVGSALVRKLVERGYENLLTRTHAELDLLDQSAVHAFMAKEKPDYLFLAAAKVGGIQANNVSRADFIYQNLMIQANVIHAAHAADVQRMLFLGSSCIYPRDCPQPIKEEYLLTGPLEPTNEPYAIAKIAGIKLCESFNRQYGRHYVSAMPTNLYGPNDNYDLNTSHVLPALLRKAHEAKRRGDPVLKLWGSGRPRREFMHVDDMADACVFLMEQLDITDSLFNVGTGTDVTIEELARRIMCVIGFEGTLAFDPSKPDGTPRKLLDVGMLRRRGWSASIPLEAGIAQTYRSFLETPEARG
- a CDS encoding sugar transferase, which codes for MNSIPRRELGSSTAHRQGAVLRWALGGTLILLVSYLAGLALEQHGWVTYQFPQTVLWCAIPYAMAAHWLYNGAYLPQFEGRRFLFVATAAPYLAAPLGFALLQQPYSRGAVLLVYLLSSAWFLFGHWRDRGQQVLSLAYLDETVPLRLNELLGDAAQASQRHIALLPWTPHQEADAASQWAGVVLDRHAPSNAVRERWITDLRLQHVRLYSVEAVAELLSGRKILPNQQTQDLWTLDGNPAYDTFKRLTDLLLTLAGLPVWLALCMVAGLAVKLDSPGPMLFSQIRVGRNGREFRIWKLRSMRHAGDERTARFAQPNDDRVTPVGRFIRRTRLDELPQLWNVLKGDMSLIGPRPEQTEFVRVFADRIPAYPYRHLVRPGLTGWAQVQQGYADSEEQTAIKLSYDLYYVAHYSVALDLLIAYKTLRIVAGGFGSR